The DNA segment AAAATGGTCGGCAGTTTTAAAATCATCACGCAGGGCTATTTCACGAAGTATATTTTCAGGTTTTTCATGTAGTATTGCACCAAAATATACAGCTTCATCATCATAAAGTACTTTTACTATAGTGTTCTTTTCAGTATCTTCAACCTTACCATTATCAGGCTCATACATTATAAACTGAGTAGCATCTTGTGCTGTGTTCCAAACATTTTCATCAAGCTTACCCTCAATAATTATTTTTTCGGTAATTCTTACCGCTGTAGTCGTTTTTTTTTGTGCTAAAACACAAGAATAAATTAACATAAAAATAATTAAAGTGCTGATTTTTAAATAGTTCATTAATCTTTGGTATAGTGTTTGCTCTATATAGGCTGAAAGTGTAAAATTAACATTTTATTAAGTGAATACAATAATAATAAATTTTATACGTTTCTGAACGAGAGATTATGGTGAAATTTGTTATGATACGCTAAAATGTTAAATATTTGATTTTAACGGTGTTGTAGTTTTGATTTAACAATTCCTTTACTATTTTAGCAACCTTATAAAATACCCCACAGCTATGATTAATAACTTTTTTACTTCTATTTTCTTTATATTTTTTTCTGTTACTAGTCCAACTACTACAAATACTATTTCAGCTTTAGATGTAAAAAAAGTGATTGCAACAGCTACTGAAGGTAAAGTGCTAAGTGCAGAAAGTATATATAAAAACCTTGATGCTAACTCGCTTACATTACCTGATTTTACTTGCTTTGCTAAAGCATTAAATGGTTTTAATAAACTAAAAGCACTGGGAGAAATAAAGAAAGACTTACTTACGGTTATAGACTTTAGTAAATCGTCTAACGATAAACGATTATGGATAATTGATATGGAAACCCAAACGGTGCTATACAATACTTATGTAGCTCACGGGCGCAATAGTGGTAATGAGTTTGCAACTACCTTTTCTAATACATCTAGTTCTTATAAAAGTAGTCTTGGTTTTTATGCTACTGGCGAAATATATAAAGGTAAGCACGGCGAGTCACTTCGTCTTGACGGGCTTGAGGCTGGTATTAATAGTAATGCACGTTCTCGTGCTATAGTAATGCACGCTGCTGACTATGTTAGTAAAAGTTTTATTGCTCAAAACAAAAGACTTGGTAGAAGTTTGGGATGCCCAGCGTTGCCTAACCATTTAAACAAAGAGATTATTAACCTTATTACGGGTAAATCTTGTTTGTTTATATACCACCCTACAAACAAATACTTACAAGCATCAAAGTTATTGTCATAAACCTATAGCTGTTTGTGCATCACATAGTGTATACCTACACCTTCAATATCAAACGGGTTACCAGTAGTATGGTAGCCCATTTTTTTATAAAAACCTACCGCAACTTCTCTTGCATTAAACCATAGTAGCTGCCCATTCTTGCTATTTGCATATCCTTCTGCTTTTTTAACAAGTTTTTCGCCCAGTCCTTTTTTTTGATGTTCTGGTAGTATTGCCATACCGCGTATCTGGAATTGTATTTTCTCTGCGAACAATTTATTTGAATTTTCGAATACAGATACTATGCCTGCAAGGCTATTGTTATCATAAATACCAAAATGTATAGTAGTGTTAAGGTCGTCATTAGGAAAAACACATGATGTTACAGGCAGTCCAGGACGTAAAACAGGTTGCCTAACGGCATAAGTTTCTATAGATTTTAGTTCTTTTATGCTTTGCATTACGGTTTTTAATTTTATAATGAATTAGTAATAAAATGTTTACGTTAAAGATGTTTCGAGTATTAATTTTTTTTCAAAAAAAGCTTGCATCTAAAAAAAGATATTGCTTATATTTGCACCACAATAATGCGGAAGTAGCTCAGTTGGTAGAGCTCCAGCCTTCCAAGCTGGTTGTCGCGAGTTCGAGCCTCGTCTTCCGCTCTGCAAAAACCCGAATCAAACGATTCGGGTTTTTTGGTTATTAGTTGTTAAGTATCCACCGCAATATTTTAGCTATATTCTTAGCATCATCTACACCGCGATGGTGTGTGCCTTCCAAAGGGATGTCAAGATGTTCTAAAGCACCTGCCATACCTAGCTCATGTCCTAGTCGTTGTTTTAGTGCATAAAGTGTTTTTACATTAATATGCGATGGACCAAACGGATAGCCTACTCCTGTAGCATCACATTGCTTA comes from the Flavobacterium arcticum genome and includes:
- a CDS encoding murein L,D-transpeptidase catalytic domain family protein; translation: MINNFFTSIFFIFFSVTSPTTTNTISALDVKKVIATATEGKVLSAESIYKNLDANSLTLPDFTCFAKALNGFNKLKALGEIKKDLLTVIDFSKSSNDKRLWIIDMETQTVLYNTYVAHGRNSGNEFATTFSNTSSSYKSSLGFYATGEIYKGKHGESLRLDGLEAGINSNARSRAIVMHAADYVSKSFIAQNKRLGRSLGCPALPNHLNKEIINLITGKSCLFIYHPTNKYLQASKLLS
- a CDS encoding GNAT family N-acetyltransferase gives rise to the protein MQSIKELKSIETYAVRQPVLRPGLPVTSCVFPNDDLNTTIHFGIYDNNSLAGIVSVFENSNKLFAEKIQFQIRGMAILPEHQKKGLGEKLVKKAEGYANSKNGQLLWFNAREVAVGFYKKMGYHTTGNPFDIEGVGIHYVMHKQL